GTTTTGCGacctgtttaaatatttttgatactcGGATCGACTCGCGTTCTGCGAAACGtaaaaagtgtaataaaaaGTCTAGGAATTACGGAGAATTATGGATGTTAGAAATAAGGATTTAAGCGAGCGCGTGTGTCGTGCGGTCCGTGGAAGAGACGGGACATTGATGCGCGATGAATGCGCGATTAAATAACTCGGTGAAATAAATCACACACGGAAAACGTAGCCGGATATATACAACGGTACGCGACAGATTTTAAGCTCGTGAACCGAGTATTACGAGGGTGAGTCCTCAAGTCAGCAATAATATTCACCTCGTCTAGTTGCGCGCGTATATATCTGCGGGTAGTTTTTAGTATCCATCTCTTCACGGATACTTAAATTCTCGCTATATGTATACGTGAGTATGTACGCTGTACGTACATGCAACGACTTTCCAGTTCATTCCATACGACTTTGTATCAGTACACTCATATTCCATTAGTTTTATGCTCGGATCATTGAGATTTATACGTACTAACAGAAAAAAAGGTATTAAAAGTAAAGTATCAAAACCGTTAAGCAGAGAATCTCAATGTACCCAACGAGAAGTACGAGCGCGGTAAATTAAATGGCGTGACAGtgttgttttttatttgagaTTTATTAGCACGATTCATTTACGCAGAATGCAGCTCGAATTGAATCGACTGGAAACAATATGAGTGATAGGCATGCAAGTGCGGAACTATTAAAAGGATTGTTTTACTTTGTTGAgctaactttttaaaaaagatttttaggagcttttttttaagaaaatgagtgctttcttttatgtttttttttgtcttttatttattattgttaaaaattgaatccctattttgttaatatacaaaaaatagtttatttgattaaattttttagttcaaatatatatgtattttagttaaatatataaatatttaaattaaaattcaaacatTTCATGTATCTAAGTTAAATACACAACTTCAACTGAAGGAATCCAATCaagttaaaatcaattttaattgattaaaattgattttaacttgttaaaatcaattttaagcaaatttaatcaaattaagtaactttttttaaatgtaaaaagtacgtataatgatttattattaacaatagatCCATTTGAATTCTTCGGTTTATCGATGACTCTATCTTTGACTCTAAACCTCTTAATAagccaaaattaaaaattcattttaaacAGCTTACgactattgtaaaaaatatacaggTATTATGTTGATAAATTgactctttatctttttttgaattttaaaaacataaaaaatagaataaaaataaaaagaatttttaaacaagtgtcgtttacttatttattaaacaaaataaaaaagtctaGTTCCAAGGATAACTGTAAATGTTCTGATTAAAATAACActcaagtttttaattttaatccgtTGAAATAGatctattgttaattattaataaattagtatttaaatatttttaaaaaaataggaaattaaatttgagtagtaataaaataataagtaataataaaacacaatataaattaaaaaaaatatttacgtaccgttctacaaaaaaaaatcatcaaaatatttaaaaattagcgcgacaaaatagaaaatatttttgaaagtacttaaaagtatgttttaaaaatgagaCATACATTTACGAGATATCAACGCCTATTCAATTTAGAAATTGCCATCTGATGAACACGCTAGCGTTTGATAGAGACTTATACATGTTTGGTACTTATACTACATCGCCGCTATCCGTGCACATTcacgttattatatatatccaaGTTGTATGTAAACGTAACGTTTCACCTCTGGCCGAAAAGCAGAACTAGCGGTGGGAACAGTCGGAACCGGTGAAAAGAGAGACGGTGCTTAGTGGTGATTCGACTGTAGAACGGTGGAACGGTTAACCGCTATGAATGTCTGCCATCCATGCATGTAAAGGCAAATATGATTACTGTATTTGGTTCGTAAACTATATTAACCTTTGCCTATCTGAAGGAGGAAAGGAGTATATTTCCACAGGAACCTAGAAATTAGTTAGGTGTTAAACGTAACGGTATCAAAGTGGGATTTGTCAacttaatttgttttcttttggTGATTCAAACATCTTGCAAAgatatatagtttattataaCTGACATATATACCTTGTAGTTCTTTGTTTACAGAATGGCAGGCGTTTGACAGAAATGCATATCCGATAGATAAAAATCGACAAAGAAAGCGTATGCCTAATTACAagaaaatgcgcgaaatatagaaatattaaaaacatgaaTTGTTCAACACTACCGATTAAACATCGAACACCGGCGTTAAACGGATCCATGAACAGTCACTGTAGAATCAGGAATCAAGAATATTTAACGCCGAGCACTTTACGGGAAAGTGATCTTAAAGGTTCTCACCCGATTGAATGGAAATAAAACGTGGACACAACTGCCAATACACTTAGGTGAAATTCGCTGTTCTAGCTGGTCCAAGAAGAAGAAAACTCGATGACGGTATGGCGGTCAGAGGGAAGACGGAAACAATTCCGTGATAACAAGATCCGAGTGCCGAAGAGCGTACTGTAACGTGCAAAGTGGTGGAAAATGGCATAATcctaaaatgtaatatagctGGGAAAGAGGGGGGTGGAGGTGAGTgcgcatatatgtatatgtgtgtatttgCAAATGcgatattaaatacaataatggCAATCTTGTTTACATGCATATAACTGtcttaaaaaaagttgttaacgTTATTTTAGCCTACATTCTActtttgtttcaataattatattataattatataaatagtacaatatattataatatataatgatacataatttaataataatatttaaaagttcttAGTTTTAAGATATTGCTATACATTCTATCTAACATTTTTTCCTCTCAGTTTGTAAAacttattgtttaataattaaaacatgttttgttaattaaaattatgcaaaatttttttatataagcaaattatttttgttgtttaacgctaagtaatgttattttaacatttaacatttcggatataacaaaaacaaaaatcttttcttttatgttaaacataaaatagttCTCAtgtataatttcattaatttgtcgattatttatttgtcttttctgaatattttgtacaaaatcgTTAATAAATGTTGTTTTCTATTAagtatctcttttattttgtaaatcatTCAAgctatctaaaatttttttaaaaaaacctttatttttttgcattaaaaattctttataatttatctcaataaaataaattttatctttcccTTTATATCTACGTGCAACATGTGCGCAAAAATGACTTGCATACTAagcgaataaaataaaaacatctaACGTTATGTCTCGCATACATAAACGAACAAAGTATGTTTTAgctcattgtttttttatcgtgCTATCTCGcataacatattaattaatataatcatatatgtatacaattgACATTTTGTGATGTGTTTATGTCACAACGTAATAGAATAACATCGCGAAAAAGAAGCTACAAAAGTGagctataaaaataagtttcttttctctccccctttatctatctatctatccatctatctatctatctatctatttatctatctatccatctatctatctctgttaaaaagaaattaaagtaaatcCTAGGTGCGGCTTCAAAAGACGAAGAGATCGAGATACCGGTAAGGTACATAGTACGAACGACTAGAAGAAGGGTGCAGAATAAGCGACCCAGGGAAAGATAGGGGAGAATGCGAGAGCGTGCACGAAAGagacacagagagagagagaggggggggaggggggttgAAGTAAAGATAGACGGACGGACTGACGGACGGCGGATCCCCGACAAATGGATTAAGCGCAAATTGCTAAACTCTGTTTAATTTGGCCAAATGAATTTTGTTCCGCCAGCCCTCTCCCGTTCTTTCTCCTTCCATCCCTTTCCATGCATTCTTCCATCTCCCCTTTTCATTTCTCCTACTCTTACTTTTGCGCTTATTCTCGTGTTAGATAAACCAACTTTCGATGAAAATCTTGTTTCCCATCAGAATGTAAGATTTCAAAATAgacatattgttttatatttttcagatgTTTTGGAAACTTAAAAGAATCAATAAGAAGTGAAATCAAAACTTTCATTAACCCTTACAGAACCGGCATGTTTTTGATcgacttttttgtttttagtacTAGAACTTTTTCATCAATGTCATTGGGTTGAATGGTGAAAATGCTGACCCTTCCCCCCCACCCCCTCGCGCCACTATAGTAGCTTCCGGTCTGGAACGAAAAATTCATAcctgtttcattttttttactttcgctagttaaataataataaatattgtaagaataattgtttaaacaaaaagttaagGTAATATTTCATGAATAACTCGtgtgaaaacatttttaccaTAATTTATGTGGTTGgaatataaatcatttattttatatcaatttattttacaaacaacAAGGTGAGTATTTGAAATTCATAATAATTGTGGTACATGTGCCGACATAAAGAACAttcattataacattattaagttaattgaGACcagaaaattgtataaaattgactGAAACAGTTCAAAGCCACTAAAGTAGCTTCCGATCCTGCAAGggttaataagaaaattaatccttatatttcatatataaaataaaaaaaattgttaaaggaaataatacttatataaacatatttaatgtCCCACTGTaagattaattgtaaaaatttctttttcgttgtattttatttataaaagtatgtaaaaagtGTAACAAACATTGTGacgtaattatttatcatttcaaCGTTAAGCTTCAATCCTTAGATTTGcaacgaaatatttattttagattcaaTTGTTACAGTGTAACTGAAAGTCAAAGCAAATAGtttgcaatttaatatataaacctGAATGTATATGCAATAATGTACAAATGCGGTAAGTCAGTTCACATCAAAGGCATGATTATGTATCGTATATTGCATGTTGATCTTGTATATACCATATGaaggtaaatttatataattcagcTATACAGACGTATTGTTTTTAACGTAACGTTTGAAACATCCGTTGGATTAATTCTCAGGTATGAGTGAAACGACtcgaattttcattattaaaactgaaatcaaaaaattattattcttacatACAAACAAATAACACGTCTCTTTAACATATATCGAAGAATTTGCGCCATCTAGATCAGACACGAGGCGTTAGCAATTCTCGATCGGCATTAATAAAGCGACGAGCTCAATTTGGTTAACACAGCAAATATTCAGTGTGACTCATttatcatatgatatatacTGCATAATTTGCTGTTATGAGAGTTTTCCGCTCTAACGTGTGTTAGAACAAGATTACCAAGGTCgttgtataataaaacatcGTCAGCTGTGTATTAGTAATTAACGATTGTACAGGGTTTTGGATTTTGTAAACTGTATCATTATAAGATTTGTTTtacttactttattaattcaatatcaaattttaaatattttgtcaacATTTTAGTTAtcaaaacatataatatatgaacTAATGTTTAGCCAGATATCATCTTTATAtcacattgtaatatattaaagtgtgatctttctttctttcttttttcttatgtaattcTCTTAAATGATGTCATAAAGTTGCAACGAACCATTTAACAAACAGCTCCATCTCGGCATGAGCAGTCGTAAGCGAGGATTCCAAGCGAGCAGATCGCTTTGACTTGATAAAACAATCACGTTCAACATATTGCATTGGATTATAACCTGAGGGTGCCTCACAACTGCAAACAGTCATATTGACACAAACTTTCACGACACTGGTGTTTAACTTTATCTCGAACGAAAGGAGTCATCGCGTATTCCGATTAAACCGTCTATCATGGAATACTGGACGATAGCCTTATCAATATTAGCCGGCATacttatcatttattattacttgtcTCGCAAAAACCCGAACGAGTTTCAGCAACACGGAATTCCATACTTTGAAGAATATTCTTTAGAAAGGATTTGGAAAATGTTCGTGCAATCAAAATGCGTTGCTGAATTCATTAAAGAAATGTACGAAGTACATTCCGATGCTAAATACATTGGTGCTTTCAATTTCTCACAATCAGTAATATTAATCCGTGACCTTGAACTGATCAAATCCGTTGCTATCAAAAATTTCGACGCGTTCCAAGATCATCTTTTCTTTGGCAATGAGGCCCAAGATCCACTTTTCGGAACAAATCTCATCGCCCTTCGCGGTGACAAGTGGCGCGAAATGAGGACGCTTCTGAGTCCCGCTTTtacagctagcaaaatgaAGGCGATGTTTCAATTGATATCTGAATGTGCTGTGAATTTTTCGGAGTACTTGATGAACGTACCGTCGGATAAACGCGTTATGGAAATGAAAGACATATTCACGAGGTACGCTAACGATGTGATAGCTACTTGCGCTTTTGGTATTAACGTGGATTCGATGAGAGAACGGGAGAACGATTTTTATATGTTCGGTAAAAAGGCgacaaattttaatgcaattgcTATTTTGAAAGTCTTGCTGCATCAACACATGCCGTCGCTCGTACGTCTACtgaacattaaattaatagatgaTTGTACTAATGCATTCTTTGTAAATTTGGTAGCGGACACCGTAAGGACCAGAGAGGAGAAAGGTATTATTCGCCCAGATATGATCCAATTGTTAATGGACAGCAGAAGTAAAAGAGAACCCGGGAGAGAATTGACCATTTTGAACATGACATCGCAGgcgttcatttttttcttcgctGGTTTCGATTCCAGTTCGACGCTAATGAGTTTCGCGGCGCACGAAATTGCCGTCAATCCGGATGTCCAAGAGAAGCTGCAAATTGAAATTGACCAGGTTTTGGAAGACACGAACGGTCAGCCGTCTTACGAGGCGATTAACGAAATGAAGTATCTGAACGCGGTTATCAATGAGGCTCTCCGAAAATATCCGGTGCAAGCAGTGACGGACAGATTATGCGTGAAGGATTTCGAGCTGCCTGCCACGCTGCCGAATGCAAAGCCGTATCTTGTAAAGGAAGGCATGATACTCTGGATACCGTTTTACGCGCTTCAACGCGATCCGAAATACTTTCCAGAACCTGATAAATTTAAGCCCGAGAGATTCCTCGAGGAAGGTCAGTGTAATTTCGATGCTTATCATCCATTTGGATTAGGCCCGAGAATGTGCATCGGCAACAGGTTTGCATTGCTCGAGACACGGACTTTGTTATTTCATCTTCTGGCTCGTTGTCAATTAAAGCCTTGCGAGAAGACTTCGACCTCTGGAAGATTGCAAAAAAACGGATTCTTAATGCAGATTGAAGGTGGTTTCTGGTTGAACATTGTACCGAGAGAGAACCAGCattttacacttaaaaaattagaacagTAATGTCGGTTCCAGATTTCAAAACCCAAGGACGTTAAATAGTAGGAgtcttcaaaatataatattctataaatatacatgtaaagaTATCGCGAACATAttttacgttatatataattaataacaatattatgataatataattgtgataATAACACACGTTGTACGTGCACACGCaaacaatattaaacaaaaaattggtgtataaacatttctaagaTATCTTGTAACAATTCTGTGAATTATTTCAATGACGAAAGCAATTTTGataacaaaatcttttaacctttttattatatattattagacaTTATCATGTAGGTCAAAGTCATGAAGAATAgacatttaaatacaattatgtaactttgtattaattgttgttgattaatatataaattacttatatgttatgagtaattaaataaaaagcacaAATAACACATAGTAcgtatgaaaatgtaaaataaattgacaaaTACATTAATCTAACTTAAGACATCTGTTACGTAGATAACGACGGAGATACTTATGATTAAATGACGCAAAATAATCGACAACTTGGTAACTCTTACGCAAGCAATGACGAGTcagatattatattagaaagaTTGTCTCGATGCAGCAGCAGTCAAGTTTCGGCTTTCAACATGTAACATTGTGAATTAGTATTTCATTTTGGTTACTAACAAGACGACAAATAGAAACATTCGAAAAACAAATTGATCACGAAAAGTTGCAAgtactttaaattttcataaaactaTATAGTGTACAGTTCAACggtgatacatatatatatcgaaaTGATGTATGTGATTGCTTTGTCGGTGATAGTCGGTGCTTtaagcttttattattacttctaCAAGAATCTAAATCGTTTTAAAAAACATGGCATACCTTATAAATCGCCTCTGCCTATAGTAGGAAATATGGGACCAGTATTTCTCCGTCTAAAGTCAATGGTCGATATTATCAaagatatttacaatataaattctgAAGCCAAGTATGTTGGTATGTTTGATATGACCATTCCACTTGTGATGATACGCGATCCTGAGCTTATTAAATCCATCACGTTGAAAAACTTTGACATGTTCATGAATCATCGTAGTTTTGTGGATGAAGAATTAGAACCATTATTTGGTAAAAATCTGTTTTCTCTTCATGGAGAGAAATGGCGGAATATACGATCTTTATTAACTCCGGCCTTTACGGGCAGCAAAATGAAAAGCATGTTTAAACTAATGTCAGATTGTGGCAGCGTCTTCAGCAATTACTTAGTGCAATTACCACCGGAGAAGAAGATAATACAAACAAAAGACGTTTTTACCAGGTATACTAACGACGTGATTGCTACTTGCGCGTTCGGCATCAGTGTAGATTCCATGAAAAACCCGGAGAACGAGTTCTATGTATACGGTAAAGAAGCGACCACTTTTGATATTGTTGCCGTTATAAAGCTGTATATATTTAGAAGCTTGCCTTTGCTGGCACGATtgatcaatttaaaatttatccgtAAGCAGATAGCAGATTTTTTCCGAAACCTCGTAGAAACCACCATAAAAACCAGAGACGAAAATGGAATTGTTCGTCCAGATATGTTGCAATTAATGATGGAAAACAGAGGTAAAGAGAGCAAAACGGAATTGACTATCGATGATATGGTAGCACAggcatttatctttttcttcggTGGCTTCGACAGTACTTCAACGTTAATGTGTTTTGCCGCTCATGAAATTGCCGTAAACCAAAATGTACTAGaaacattacaaaaagaagTTGATCAGGTCTTAGAAGAAACAAACGGAGAAGTATCTTATGAAGCAATTAATGGGATGCAATATTTGAATGCTGTGTTAGAAGAAGCTCTCAGGATGTATCCAGTTGCCCCAGCACTGGACAGATTATGCGAAAACGAATTCGAGCTGCCGCCGACGTTACCAGGATTAGAATCATTTACTATAAAGAAAGGCGAAGCTATATGGGTGCCAGTTTATGCACTTCATCATGATCCAAAATATTTCGAGGATCCGGAAAAATTTGATCCTGAACGATTTCTTGGTGAACGAAGGAAGGACAGTCTTAATTGCGGAGCCTACCTTCCTTTCGGCCTTGGTCCCAGAATGTGCATAGGTAACAGATTTGCGTTGCTGGAGACGAAGGTCCTGCTGTTCCATCTACTAGCCCGTTGCGATTTAAAGACTTGTGAGAAAACACCAATGCCACTCAAGATTGCTAAGGATGGCTTTAATATGAAGCCTGAAGGAGGTTTCTGGCTAAAGGTGTTACCAAGGAAAAATGTGCACCACACTCTTTCAGAGAATCTTAGCAATGGAATACACTAAAAGTAAGACAaattcaattacattttttacgattttaaaataaattgagaaataGAACAGgtatttaatttctcaatttattaaggtatataaattttattttctttgtcaaacagaattaaataaagaacatcgatgttttttataataacaataatgtaCAACAagattattaacataaaaatacagtcagcagataattttaaaatattgtttatcagtaacttgtcaaattttttatccggATTTAGTACCTGattcaaatttaatcaatttactCTACTTTATGGAAACTAAActgtattaataatgataaaaacatgatttgtataggtaataaaaaactgaaaaacctggttatataatttatacatttatttttatatataaaacactgaaaataaatttttcaaaaagtataaataaaagtatgaatttcttttgtaaattgcatagtttaataaaaatatatattctacagataataatataatattgtacataaatGTAGCTTTgttatacatttctttataaaatattttgtcttttgtatttttttctaatggtacaatataaaatataaaatcgcgaaACGCAAACCTGTTGTTAGTAAGAACAAATAATGAATGTCTGTTCTTTCCATAACATAATTTCattctaaataaattgtatatattttaaatagtcttttttaattttttagttttcaaattgcttttattttttaatatgtataataatctaGTGTCCTTATTTGTAAACCTTGTTGTGTAACAtacaaaatcatattttatttcttaatttatcaatttattttatacttaacttcttcattaaatttagtttttattgtgtatcatgtatatatttgtaattttcggGTTCAATTtcatattgcaaaatattatttgttataaaatatgaaacaatattataaaaataccgTTTAATAGAAGACATTCcagtttacatttatgtttttacaattttatttttaacttttatttgagaaaTGCTGTCAAAAAACgaagtaatataattagtattggtcttttttttttagtataatgtattatttaaattacagatCAAATGGAACCAAAATAAACATGAAATAGGATATTTCTTCGATACTTTCAATTGTTCGCCAAGAAGGTACCCTTATCGCTGCAGTTCAAGAAATGACAATATTCTTGCATTAAAACAttcttgtattaaaaatagttcTAGTATATTAAACACAATCATATTATCTATCGTAAGTTTTCTCGATGAGGTAAAAAAGGAAGCTTGAATTACAGTTTAATTAAGTACTGTTCCTTATCTTGCATTATTCTCATGTTATTATTGATCAATATTAAtggtttttgttaattatgtaatatattgctgttttgttagttttttattatgtttttattatgtttttaaagttttttaaaagtattttttaaatttattgtataaagatgAATTATACATAAGCAAGTACgttattgaaaatatcttaggctattattcaattacaatcaaaaacaaaatttaattatataaaagtatataaaaatacaaaaatgttatataaaaataataacgttagaataatgaaaaaattattttattacaaaatgttttttgactATGTTGTTTAACCTTCTTTAATCTATgcatctatatgtatataaaatgtacattttttaatattgtacatataatatttattttattaaattaagatctaaaaaataacttaattgtATTGGCCTTGTGATatgtgcatataaataaaaaaatattttttgtagtagcaatttattatattattgttgaaTATTGTTCGATGTtattcaaatacatttttattcgagTACTAGTCAATGCTGCTGTGTGTACCTCCTATCCCTAAGATTGTCTATTATTCTatcaagtaattaattaatccgatAACttcaaagtttatatatttattgttaatcttttttaaatgtctgaagttacaatttataatacttaattaattataacttattattaacGATTAACGATTaagcacaaaaaatttttttgcataaaattacatttcaagAACGCGTTTCTGTTTCCGGTAGTTTTCCCCATATTAGTTACATTTGTtagttgcaatatttttacattaatagtaTATTGTTTAACAAGAGTGGGAAGAGCGGATAATTAAACTGAGGTAAGAAAAcaaacaatttgttataagTGAATAAGCGTATAGTGCTTCTAATAATAATCGATTTCATTAGATTACGTTGTTCATTTTCatgtttatacaattaaataagaaataagaatatttgtaTGAGATGTTTCTTTGCCTGGTTTGGAACCAGCTTTATAAAAGCTACATTTTCATAATCtattaacttatatataattaatatagaacgcatatatttaaattttattattattacaatttttttactaaaatataatgtcatggtacaatttaattctagttcatcatgataaatatttttaatgtttcaaaaatatataatcttaataatagtatatattacatttttagtaaattaaaataaactaaaattataacttaaaaagtatttaataataaagtattttactttattattaaatattttactatatagaatatataattatatataatatacattatataggatgtcagaaaatttttgacataGCGTTCGCATAGAGATTGACAGAGCGCTTGTATAGAGGTAGAACGGACTGAACTGACAAGGGAACATTAGGTGTAAATCTCCGATCTGAATGagtttaaatatgttataaagtagctaaaaaaaagacacgttttttttttaagtgccCAAACGCACGTTTAGGAAGTAAAAcacacgtttaaaaaaaatcgttttgggggggggggcgaaTATCAaggaaactataaaaaatttttaaaaattcaaataatagttaaataactatagaaatactataaaacaatgggaaaaaattttatagttcaatttttcaaaatacccCCACCacttaacaatattttcaaattttcaaatttatttatgaccaaattaaagattattttattacaaattcagccatgtataataaa
This DNA window, taken from Monomorium pharaonis isolate MP-MQ-018 chromosome 6, ASM1337386v2, whole genome shotgun sequence, encodes the following:
- the LOC105833782 gene encoding cytochrome P450 9e2-like, with translation MEYWTIALSILAGILIIYYYLSRKNPNEFQQHGIPYFEEYSLERIWKMFVQSKCVAEFIKEMYEVHSDAKYIGAFNFSQSVILIRDLELIKSVAIKNFDAFQDHLFFGNEAQDPLFGTNLIALRGDKWREMRTLLSPAFTASKMKAMFQLISECAVNFSEYLMNVPSDKRVMEMKDIFTRYANDVIATCAFGINVDSMRERENDFYMFGKKATNFNAIAILKVLLHQHMPSLVRLLNIKLIDDCTNAFFVNLVADTVRTREEKGIIRPDMIQLLMDSRSKREPGRELTILNMTSQAFIFFFAGFDSSSTLMSFAAHEIAVNPDVQEKLQIEIDQVLEDTNGQPSYEAINEMKYLNAVINEALRKYPVQAVTDRLCVKDFELPATLPNAKPYLVKEGMILWIPFYALQRDPKYFPEPDKFKPERFLEEGQCNFDAYHPFGLGPRMCIGNRFALLETRTLLFHLLARCQLKPCEKTSTSGRLQKNGFLMQIEGGFWLNIVPRENQHFTLKKLEQ
- the LOC105828072 gene encoding cytochrome P450 9e2: MMYVIALSVIVGALSFYYYFYKNLNRFKKHGIPYKSPLPIVGNMGPVFLRLKSMVDIIKDIYNINSEAKYVGMFDMTIPLVMIRDPELIKSITLKNFDMFMNHRSFVDEELEPLFGKNLFSLHGEKWRNIRSLLTPAFTGSKMKSMFKLMSDCGSVFSNYLVQLPPEKKIIQTKDVFTRYTNDVIATCAFGISVDSMKNPENEFYVYGKEATTFDIVAVIKLYIFRSLPLLARLINLKFIRKQIADFFRNLVETTIKTRDENGIVRPDMLQLMMENRGKESKTELTIDDMVAQAFIFFFGGFDSTSTLMCFAAHEIAVNQNVLETLQKEVDQVLEETNGEVSYEAINGMQYLNAVLEEALRMYPVAPALDRLCENEFELPPTLPGLESFTIKKGEAIWVPVYALHHDPKYFEDPEKFDPERFLGERRKDSLNCGAYLPFGLGPRMCIGNRFALLETKVLLFHLLARCDLKTCEKTPMPLKIAKDGFNMKPEGGFWLKVLPRKNVHHTLSENLSNGIH